The Acinetobacter lwoffii genomic sequence TTATGCGATTGGCGGCCTGTCCGTGGGCGAACCAAAAGAAGAAATGATCAAGGTTCTGGATTATCTTCCAGAGAAAATGCCTGCAGACAAACCGCGTTATTTGATGGGTGTCGGCAAGCCTGAAGATATTGTGGAAGCGGTGCGTCGTGGTGTCGATATGTTTGACTGCGTAATGCCAACCCGAAATGCACGTAACGGTCACTATTTTGTGACAGACGGCTTGGTGCGAATCCGTAACAGTAAATACCGTCATGACCAAAGCCCACTCGATCCGCATTGCGACTGCTATACCTGCCAGAATTTCACCCGTGCCTATTTATTCCATCTTGAGAAATGTGGGGAAATGCTCGGCTCTATGCTCGGTACGATTCATAATCTGCGCTATTACCTGCGTTTGACTGAAGCGATGCGTGATGCATTAGACAACGGTACATTTGACGAATTTGTTCATGACTTTTATGCCCGCCGTGGCCTGGAAGTGCCACCTTGTCCGCAAGATTAATCCATCAGCATTTGCGCTGAGGAAAAAGACAATGTAAATTGCAAGAATATGTCAATTTATTATCGAGTTGATCACCAGTTTTTTATTTTAGGAAAATGTAATGAGCCTTTTTATTTCGACTGCTCACGCTGCAGGTGAAGCTGCACAACAACCAAGCATGATGGCGAACCTTTTGATGATTGCTGTTTTTATTGCAATCTTCTATTTCTTGATCTGGCGTCCTCAATCTAAACGTGCCAAAGAACACCGTGCTTTGGTCGACAGCCTTGGCGTTGGCAGTGAAGTGGTATTTGCAGGCGGATTAATGGGCAAAATCACCAAGATTGAAGGTGACTTCGCAGTGGTTGAATTGAGCCGTGGTGTAGAAGTCAAAGTTCAACGTGCAAGTGTGATCTCAGTCCTACCTGAAGGCACTTTAAATAACCTTTAATCAAAAATAGTCGTGCCCTCGCACGACTTTTTCATTTTAAGAAGAAAACGAATGCGTTACCCAGCATGGAAATATGTACTGATCCTGGTTGTTCTGGTGATCAGTACTTTATATGCCCTGCCAAGTTTGTATCCAGATGAACCTGCTGTACAGATTTCGGGTGCCAAAGCCGGTACTCAAATTGATGCAAGCATCGTACAAAAAGCAGAGCAAATTTTAAAAACTGAAAATATTGCCACTCATGACAATAGCTTTAGCAACAATGCGGCCCTATTACGTGTAGATTCAAGTGAAGCGCAACTTAAAGCCAAAGAAGCTTTACGTCGTGGTTTAGGTGATGAGTACGTGGTTGCACTTAACCTCGCCCCAACCACCCCAGAATGGCTGCAAAAAATTGGTGCCAAGCCAATGAAGCTTGGTCTGGATTTACGTGGTGGTGTTCACTTCTTGCTTGAAGTGGATATGGACAAGGCCATTGCCCAGCGTATGGAAACCTCTGCGACGGATCTCCGTCGTCAGTTACGTGATAACAACCTGAAATTTAATAGCCTGACTTTAAGCAACAACACCATTGTGATGCAGTTTGCCAACAATGATGATCGTGCTGCAGTGATGGACTTCTTGCGCCGTAACGGCAATGAGTTTACCCAGCAGGCTGTTGCAACCAGTACCGGTTCGACCTTACGTCTGAACTATACCGATGTGCGTAAGCAAGAAATTGAATCTTATGCAGTCAACCAGAACTTGACCACCTTACGTAACCGTATTAACGAGTTAGGTGTGGCTGAAGCACTGGTTCAAACCCAAGGCAGTAACCGTATTGTGGTTGAGCTTCCGGGTGTGCAGGATACAGCTGAAGCGAAACGTGTCCTTGGCCGTACCGCGAACCTCGAGTTCCGTCTGGTATCTGACCTGAATGATCAATACATCGATCCATATACCGGTCAGGCTACAGGTGCATTACCACCGGGCACAGAAGTCTTTGCCTATGAATCACTGGACAGTGGTCGTCAGCTCCTTCTGAACCGTAACCGTATTTTAACTGGTGAACGTGTTCAAAATGCATCCAGTGGTTTTAGCCAGGACACTGGCGGTGCAGAAGTGAACATTACGCTGGACAGCGCAGGCGGCAAGCTGATGTCGGATGCGACCCGTAATGCGGTTGGTAAACGTATGGCAGTGCTGTTCATCGAAAACAAACAGCGCATTAACTATGTGGAAGACCCGGCAACTGGCACTCAAACTGAAGTCCGTACGCCATATACTGAAGCTGTCGTGATTAATGCTGCGACCATTCAGGCGGTATTGGGCTCTCAGTTCCGTATTACCGGTCTGGACTCGCCACAGGAAGCGGCTGAACTTGCATTAATGCTTCGTGCAGGTGCGTTGGCTGCGCCAATGTACTTTGTTGAAGAACGTGTGATTGGTCCAAGTCTGGGTCAAGAGAATATCGACAAAGGGGTGCTTTCAACTCAGATCGGTTTCCTCCTGGTTGCCATCTGGATGGTGGTGTTCTTCCGCGTGTTTGGCCTGATTGCCAACTTTGCCCTGATATTTAACCTGGCAATGATTCTGACAGTCATGTCGTGGATTGGTGCTTCCCTGACCCTGCCGGGTATTGCCGGTATTGTGATTACCATTGGTATGGCGGTCGATGCCAACGTACTGATCTGTGAGCGAATACGGGAAGAAATGAAATGGGGAGCTTCGCCAAAACAGGCGATTGTGGCCGGTTATGACCGGGCCTATAACACCATTTTTGACTCGAACTTGACCACCTTCCTGGTAGCATTCATTCTGTTCGCGATTGGTACAGGTCCGATCAAAGGCTTTGCCGTGACCTTAATGATTGGTATTGTCTGCTCGATGTTTACTGCCATTACAGTAACACGTGCAATCGTACAGATCATTTATGGCAAAAAACGTAACTTGAAAAAGTTGAGCATTTAAGGAGATCAATGATGACTGAAAATACTCAACTGAATCAAAAACAGTACGGTCGCCCGGAAGACGAACGCATTATTCCGTTTATGAAGATTGCGATGCCTGCGGCATTGTTTTCAATCCTCTTAACCGTTGCGAGTATCTTCTTTATTGCCACCAAAGGCCTGAACCTCGGTTTAGACTTTACCGGTGGTGTGGCAGCCGAATTAAACTATACCAATCCGGTCAAACCTGAAGATGTCTCCAAGGCATTGAACCAGGCAGGCTTTAATGATGCTGTGGTTCAGACTTTAGGTTCTGAACGTGACCTGATGGTGCGTATGCCGGTTCAGGAAGATATCGAAGCTGAAGACTTGACCAAGGCTGTTACAGCAGCGGTTCAACTGCCAAATAATGCGGCAGAAGTACCCAAGGTCGATGTCGTCGGTGGACAGGTCGGTAACGAGCTCTATGTCCGTTCTGGTGGTGCTGTGGCATTGGCACTCCTGCTGATGCTGGTCTATGTCACTATCCGCTTTGAGTTCAAGCTGGCCATGGGTGCCGTGTTGTCACTATTCCATGACATTATCGTCACCCTCGGGATTTTTGCGATGATGCAGTGGCCATTTGACCTCACTGTACTTGCGGCACTCCTTGCAATCATCGGTTTCTCACTGAACGATAATATCGTGGTCTCTGACCGTATCCGTGAGAACTTCCGTAAGATTCGTGGTGCAGAACCGGTCGAGATTATCAACATTGCCCTGACTGAAACCTTGCGTCGTACCATTCATACTTCCATGACTTTATTACTGGTTGTGGTTGCGATGATGGTTATGGGCGGTGATGGCCTGAAATGGTTCTCGATCGCGATGTTTGTCGGTGTTTTTGTTGGTACCTATTCTTCAATTTATATCGGTACAGCCTTTGCCTTGTGGCGTGGTCTGAACCGTCAGGACTTTATTGTTCAGGTGAAGCCAGAATTTGAAGACGAGAACCAGATTCCATAATCTGTTCTGTTTCATGTTCATCGTTCAGCCCGTCTTATGATGGGCTGAATTATTTCTGCCGTTTGAATATATGGCAGTGGGAATAATCGCAATGACTGGATGGATTTTCTCAATATCGGTTTTTTGGAAAATCACCTGTCGATGTTCATCCAGGCTTTGGAATTCATAATGATCTTGAGCTTCGCTCACCAACTGCAAAATGAGCTGCAGGCCATTAACCAGATACACACAGAGTATGCCTGCAGTGGATAACTCGACCTGTTTGTCACAGATCAGCCACCAGCCCGGTTTTAAGCTGGGAAAATAATACGGCCCTGCTACCTGAATTGCATAATGCTGTGCTTGCAGATGAAAAATATCCTGATTGAATGAAAATGCAGAATCTATAGGAATAAGTGCAAATGCCTGCTGTTGCACCACCTGCATCTGAAATAATACGCCTTGCTCTGGAATTGGAGCTAATTCAACTTTTGGCTCAGCCGACTGATCTAGAATGAGCACATCTAGACCCAGTTGTTGTTCCAGCTCCCTTGCTGCTTTCTCGCCGATCTGGCGTTTGCTATTCAGCAATTGAGCGATATACGATGCAGACAAGCCGAAATGCTCACAGATCTCTTTGCCGGTTTTAAATTGCTGCGTCTCGATCAGCAGATCAATCACCTTGGCCAGATTATTTCGTCTACGTTCAAATATTTCGGTGGCGCTCATCTTGGTTTGCTGGTCTATTTTTTATGCATGTGATTCAAATACCTTACAATAAAAAAGCCCGCAATTGAATTGCAGGCTTTTTAAACTTACATAAGGGAAATTAAGTACCCTGTACCAGACGGCGTGCGCTGATAATTCCCGGCTGCTGCTCTAGACGAGCCAAAAGCTTGGAAAGTTGTGCCAGACCTTTGACTTCAATCAACAGCTTCATATTGGCAATACCATCCGCTTCCGAAATGGTATTCACCTGACGGATATTGATCTGATCCGAGAAAATTACTTGCGTCAGATCTTTGAGCAAACCGCGTCGATCATAAGCTTCCACCACAATCTGCACACTTTGACCACGAGTCGGCTGCATTTCCCAGTCGGCTTCTACCGCACGTTCAGGCTCTTGGGTAATCATGCGCACATAGTCCGGACAAGCGACTTTATGAATGCTCACACCACGATTCAGAGTGATATAGCCAGCAATCGATTCACCATGCACCGGTTGGCAACATTGCGCGACATGTAGTTCCACGTTATCCAAACCATCGATCAGAATCCCGTGCGCTGACAGTGTATGACTGGCACGCGGGTTCAGGGCAGGTTTTAGCACCAGTTCAGGTTCGTCCTGATCCAGATGCATGTGACGATTCACCTGATTAATCAGGGCATGCAGGCTGATATCACCATTGACCAGATTGACCAGAATATCATCACCGGTTTTAACATTGAAGTGGTTGCAATAATCACTCAGATCAATCGATTTCGGGTGAATTGCCAGACGTGACAATTCTTTGTTCAGTACTTCACGGCCGACTTCCAGGTTCTTGCTACGATCCTGCTGACGGAACCAGTGACGCAACTTGTCTCGTGCCCGGGCTGTCTTGATATAACCCAGCGAATTAACCAGCCAGTCCCTGTTCGGTTCCCGGTCTTTTTTGGTCAGAATCTCGACCTGTTCACCGGTTTTCAGGGTATAGGTCAGCGGCACATAGCGCTGATTCACCCGTGCAGCATAGCACTTGTTCCCGACTTCGGTATGCACATGATACGCAAAGTCTAGCACGCTTGAATCACGTGGTAGCTCTTTGATATCACCATCACGGCTAAACACATAGATCTTTTCGAAGCCTTCAAAATCTTGAATATGCTCAAAATTCTCGATTTCATCTTCAGATTCTTTATGTGCACTGCTTTCATTGCGTTCTTGATAATGCTCAAGTACCGCACGTAAGGAATGCAGACGATGGTTAAAAGAGCGATCTGTAGTTTTCGCGCCTTCTTTATAATTAAAGTGTGAACACACCCCAAGTTCAGCTTCGTCATGCATTGCATGAGTACGAATCTGCACTTCAAGTGACTTGTTCTCGGCAATCACTGCAGTATGTAAAGAACGATAACCATTGGCTTTCGGATTGGTAATATAGTCATCAAACTGATGCGGAATATGGCGCCAGATCTGATGCACAATACCTAAAGTGTGGTAACACTCCGGTACACTTTTCACCAGTACCCGTAAAGCACGAATATCATAGAGTTGGTCAAAGCTCAGGTTCTTGCTTTTCATTTTTCGATAAATCGAATAAATGTGTTTCACCCGGCCATTAATTTCAGCTTCGATACCATGTTCGGCCAATTCATTGCGTAATTTATCAATCACAAACTGAATATACTGTTCACGCTCCAGACGCTTTTCATTCAGTAAGGAAGCAATTTCTTTATAACGTTCCGGCGCAAGATAACGGAACGCCAGATCTTCCAGCTCCCATTTCAGCTGGGCAATGCCCAAGCGGTGTGCCAGTGGCGAGTAAATGGTCAGAATTTCTCGGGCCACCCGTTCCTGACGCTCACGCGAGGAATTGGCCAGTTCACGCAAGGCATAGGTACGTTCGGCCAGCTTGACCAGAACAACCCGTACATCTTCGGTGACCGAGATCAGCATTTTGTAAATGCCAGACAGATGTTCACGCTGGTTATTATTGAAATGATCTTCCAGGCGTTTATTTTTTTCGATCAGCTCAGACAGCTTACCCATGGCAAGCGTACCTTTGACCAGGCTATGCACCTGTTCGCCGAACTGTTCCAATACTTCACTGAGTGGCATGACGCCTTCACGAACAGCACGATACAGCATGGCTGCGGACAAAGTATCTTCATCGACATGCAGATGCGCCAGAATATCCGCCATCTCAATACCAGTATAAAAGGTATTGGAGCGGTGCTGAACCGTACTTTGCAGCTCTCTTTCTAATGTTAAGTGGGCGACTTCTTCGAGCTGCGTTAAAGGTGCGCCATCTAATATGCCACGAACCCGATCCAACCATTCAGTCAGATCCTGGTGTGCTTGTTCGGCATGTTCTACAGTCGTCTCCTGTGACAACTCATTGAGTCGTCCAGGGAGTTGCTCACGTACTGTGACCATACCCGTCTCCTACTTTTAAAAACATCATTTCTTTAATCGTTTATTTGATTTTCTTTTTCGAACAATGCGATTGATTCAACATGTCCAGTATGTGTAAACATATCCATCACGCCCGCTTGGGTGAGACGATAGCCCTGTTGTACCAAGAGTCCTGCATCTCTGGCGAGTGTCGCAGGATTGCATGACACATAAACGATTCTTTTAGCTCCAAACTGAGGGAGATAATGCATCACTTCTTCTGCCCCGGCACGTGGCGGGTCGATTAATAATGCATCAAAACCTTGATTTGCCCAAGTATGGTGCGAGAAATCTTTGGTTAAATCTTGTGAATAGAACGCTATTTGTGCAATACCATTGTTTTTGGCATTTTCCGCACCACGTCGAACCATTTCATCACTTCCTTCAACCGCAATCACCTGACCCGATGCACCAACACAGCGCGCCAGCGGCAAAGAAAAGTTTCCTAATCCACAAAACAGATCCAGAACCCGTTCACCTTGTTGTAGCTGAAGCAAATCACATGCCAATCGTACCATTTGCGGATTGATGCTTGAATTTACCTGGGTAAAGTCCAGAGGATTAAAGCCGAATTTCACATCAAAGTCATCAAGACCATAGTGTAAGCGTGCAGATGCTTCTGGAGCATCTATCCGCGAGAGCGTTTCTTTGCCGGCAGGCTGCAGATACAGTTGCCAGCCTTTCTGTAACGTAAATTCGCGCAATTGGTTGACATCATCGGCAGATAATTTTGCAGTTTCACGCACCAGCAGCGCAATGTCCTGATCCCCCATAGCCAATTCTATATGACCGATGTCGGCCTTACCATTGAGACCTTGCAGCAATTGTTTAAGACGTGTAACCGAGCCAAACTCGCGATCCAAGATCATACAGCGATCAATCGGTGTCAGTTTGTTGGACTGATTTTCACGAAAACCCACCACCAGCTGATCCTTGGAAGGTAGATAACGCACCCCAATCCGGGCTTTACGGCGATAATCTTCACGTTGTGAACGTAAAGGCGGTAGCCATTGATCAGGCTGGATTCCAGCAAAATGCTGAAGATGCGATTTCAGCACATTCTGTTTCAGTTCAATCTGCGCATCCGCAGCAATATGCTGCATATTACAGCCACCACAAACGCCAAAATGTGAACACACCGGCTTCACGCGAATTTCAGAAGCGTCGCTCAACAATTCAAGGCTGTCGGCTTCTTCAAGTTTTTTCACTTCTCGGGTAATACGGGCACGCACGGTTTCACCCGGCAAGGCATAACGGATAAAGACTTTCTTGCCATGTTTATGCTGCGGATGATCTGGATGTGAACCATAATGAGCGATGCCACGTCCCTCATGCGATAGTGACTCAACCTGAAAAATGTACTCGGGTTGCTGGATAGGACGTGCTTTTGCTCGATGTTTCATGAAAACCTAGGGTGTGGAGATGGGAAAATCAAATTGGGTAAATTCAGTTCGTTGCGAAGTCTCACGCCAGACTGATAAAAAGTCCGCATGTTGCGGTTGAGTATGCAAATATTGAATCGTGCTTTGCAGCAAATGCTGATAATCCGGCAGCAACAACTGGCCTTTTAACAGCAACCAGCGGATATACACCAGCCAGGTATTCAGGACATCACCTTCACAATAAGACGTTAGTTCGGTCCATTGCTGATTGCGGACATATTCTGGAACCCGATAGGCTCCGTCACCGCGCTTGCCTGGATAGCCCAGCAAATGTGCAACATCGTCCAGCTTCTGGAAATGACGGGCATGAAACATGGCCATCACATCCATCAGGTCAACATGACGATGATGGTAACGATTCTGGTAGTTATTATAACGCTTTTGCGTATCAATTTCGCCCTGATCGAACAGACTCGGTGCAGAGAGTCCATGATACATGGCACGGTATAAAATCACTGGTAAATCAAACTGTGAGCCGTTCCAGCTGACCAGGGTTGGATGGCGCTTGTCAAAAATGGACAAGAATTTTTTCAAAATTTCTGCTTCGGAATGCTGTTCCCGGCTAAAGGAAAACAGCTTCATGCCCTGTTCGTCCATCCATAAACCGGAAATACAGACAATTTCATGCAGCGGTAAACGCTGAAAATCAGAGCCTGAATCCTGACGGCGTAATTTGGTCAAGGCCTGATCCAGATCTGCTTCGGGCAGGTCCAGACCAAACAGATGCGCGCCTGATTTGAGATCGGTTTGGGTTTCAATATCGAAAGTTAAAACAGGCAGGCGCATAAAACAGTGCTCAAATAATTATTCAGGATCTTGTACAGAGAATAACCCTGTAGACAAGTAACGGTCACCACGGTCACAGATAATACACACAATCACTGCATCCGGATGTTCTTCCGCCAGTTTAATCGAGGCCCACACTGCCCCACCAGAAGAGGTTCCGGCACTAATGCCTTCTTTCTGTGCCAGCTTACGCATGGTTTTTTCAGCTTCGATTTGTGGAATATCAATAATGCGATCGACTCGGCTGCGGTCGAAAATGGTTGGCAGATATTCTTCTGGCCAGCGACGGATTCCGGCAATGCTTGAACCATCAGATGGCTGTAAACCGACGATCTGAATATCAGGATTCATTTCTTTCAGGTATTTCGACACACCCATGATGGTGCCGGTGGTACCCATAGAACTGACAAAATGGGTAATTTTGCCACCGGTTTGCTGCCAGATTTCTGGACCCGTGGTCAGGTAATGCGCTTCGACATTGTCCGGATTTCCGAACTGATTCAGCACCAGACCCACACCATCATTCTGCATTTGAGCAGCAAGATCACGTGCACCTTCCATGCCCTGCTCTTTGGTTACTTCAATTAGCTCGGCACCATACGCAAGCATCGCGTCCTTACGTTCCTGACTCATATTGTTCGGCATGATCAGCTTCATTTTATAGCCACGCATTGCTGCGACCATCGCCAATGCAATCCCCGTATTTCCGCTCGTTGCCTCAATCAGGGTGTCACCCGGTTTGATCTGCCCACGCTTCTCGGCCTGCATGATCATATTATAGGCCGGACGGTCTTTGACCGAACCTGCTGGGTTATTGCCTTCGAGTTTCGCGAGTACTGTAGCTTGAGTGTGACTTGCCAGACGCTGTAAACGCACCAGCGGCGTTTTGCC encodes the following:
- the yajC gene encoding preprotein translocase subunit YajC — protein: MSLFISTAHAAGEAAQQPSMMANLLMIAVFIAIFYFLIWRPQSKRAKEHRALVDSLGVGSEVVFAGGLMGKITKIEGDFAVVELSRGVEVKVQRASVISVLPEGTLNNL
- the secD gene encoding protein translocase subunit SecD produces the protein MRYPAWKYVLILVVLVISTLYALPSLYPDEPAVQISGAKAGTQIDASIVQKAEQILKTENIATHDNSFSNNAALLRVDSSEAQLKAKEALRRGLGDEYVVALNLAPTTPEWLQKIGAKPMKLGLDLRGGVHFLLEVDMDKAIAQRMETSATDLRRQLRDNNLKFNSLTLSNNTIVMQFANNDDRAAVMDFLRRNGNEFTQQAVATSTGSTLRLNYTDVRKQEIESYAVNQNLTTLRNRINELGVAEALVQTQGSNRIVVELPGVQDTAEAKRVLGRTANLEFRLVSDLNDQYIDPYTGQATGALPPGTEVFAYESLDSGRQLLLNRNRILTGERVQNASSGFSQDTGGAEVNITLDSAGGKLMSDATRNAVGKRMAVLFIENKQRINYVEDPATGTQTEVRTPYTEAVVINAATIQAVLGSQFRITGLDSPQEAAELALMLRAGALAAPMYFVEERVIGPSLGQENIDKGVLSTQIGFLLVAIWMVVFFRVFGLIANFALIFNLAMILTVMSWIGASLTLPGIAGIVITIGMAVDANVLICERIREEMKWGASPKQAIVAGYDRAYNTIFDSNLTTFLVAFILFAIGTGPIKGFAVTLMIGIVCSMFTAITVTRAIVQIIYGKKRNLKKLSI
- the secF gene encoding protein translocase subunit SecF → MMTENTQLNQKQYGRPEDERIIPFMKIAMPAALFSILLTVASIFFIATKGLNLGLDFTGGVAAELNYTNPVKPEDVSKALNQAGFNDAVVQTLGSERDLMVRMPVQEDIEAEDLTKAVTAAVQLPNNAAEVPKVDVVGGQVGNELYVRSGGAVALALLLMLVYVTIRFEFKLAMGAVLSLFHDIIVTLGIFAMMQWPFDLTVLAALLAIIGFSLNDNIVVSDRIRENFRKIRGAEPVEIINIALTETLRRTIHTSMTLLLVVVAMMVMGGDGLKWFSIAMFVGVFVGTYSSIYIGTAFALWRGLNRQDFIVQVKPEFEDENQIP
- a CDS encoding S24 family peptidase — translated: MSATEIFERRRNNLAKVIDLLIETQQFKTGKEICEHFGLSASYIAQLLNSKRQIGEKAARELEQQLGLDVLILDQSAEPKVELAPIPEQGVLFQMQVVQQQAFALIPIDSAFSFNQDIFHLQAQHYAIQVAGPYYFPSLKPGWWLICDKQVELSTAGILCVYLVNGLQLILQLVSEAQDHYEFQSLDEHRQVIFQKTDIEKIHPVIAIIPTAIYSNGRNNSAHHKTG
- a CDS encoding RelA/SpoT family protein, which produces MVTVREQLPGRLNELSQETTVEHAEQAHQDLTEWLDRVRGILDGAPLTQLEEVAHLTLERELQSTVQHRSNTFYTGIEMADILAHLHVDEDTLSAAMLYRAVREGVMPLSEVLEQFGEQVHSLVKGTLAMGKLSELIEKNKRLEDHFNNNQREHLSGIYKMLISVTEDVRVVLVKLAERTYALRELANSSRERQERVAREILTIYSPLAHRLGIAQLKWELEDLAFRYLAPERYKEIASLLNEKRLEREQYIQFVIDKLRNELAEHGIEAEINGRVKHIYSIYRKMKSKNLSFDQLYDIRALRVLVKSVPECYHTLGIVHQIWRHIPHQFDDYITNPKANGYRSLHTAVIAENKSLEVQIRTHAMHDEAELGVCSHFNYKEGAKTTDRSFNHRLHSLRAVLEHYQERNESSAHKESEDEIENFEHIQDFEGFEKIYVFSRDGDIKELPRDSSVLDFAYHVHTEVGNKCYAARVNQRYVPLTYTLKTGEQVEILTKKDREPNRDWLVNSLGYIKTARARDKLRHWFRQQDRSKNLEVGREVLNKELSRLAIHPKSIDLSDYCNHFNVKTGDDILVNLVNGDISLHALINQVNRHMHLDQDEPELVLKPALNPRASHTLSAHGILIDGLDNVELHVAQCCQPVHGESIAGYITLNRGVSIHKVACPDYVRMITQEPERAVEADWEMQPTRGQSVQIVVEAYDRRGLLKDLTQVIFSDQINIRQVNTISEADGIANMKLLIEVKGLAQLSKLLARLEQQPGIISARRLVQGT
- the rlmD gene encoding 23S rRNA (uracil(1939)-C(5))-methyltransferase RlmD, with the protein product MKHRAKARPIQQPEYIFQVESLSHEGRGIAHYGSHPDHPQHKHGKKVFIRYALPGETVRARITREVKKLEEADSLELLSDASEIRVKPVCSHFGVCGGCNMQHIAADAQIELKQNVLKSHLQHFAGIQPDQWLPPLRSQREDYRRKARIGVRYLPSKDQLVVGFRENQSNKLTPIDRCMILDREFGSVTRLKQLLQGLNGKADIGHIELAMGDQDIALLVRETAKLSADDVNQLREFTLQKGWQLYLQPAGKETLSRIDAPEASARLHYGLDDFDVKFGFNPLDFTQVNSSINPQMVRLACDLLQLQQGERVLDLFCGLGNFSLPLARCVGASGQVIAVEGSDEMVRRGAENAKNNGIAQIAFYSQDLTKDFSHHTWANQGFDALLIDPPRAGAEEVMHYLPQFGAKRIVYVSCNPATLARDAGLLVQQGYRLTQAGVMDMFTHTGHVESIALFEKENQIND
- a CDS encoding 3'-5' exonuclease encodes the protein MRLPVLTFDIETQTDLKSGAHLFGLDLPEADLDQALTKLRRQDSGSDFQRLPLHEIVCISGLWMDEQGMKLFSFSREQHSEAEILKKFLSIFDKRHPTLVSWNGSQFDLPVILYRAMYHGLSAPSLFDQGEIDTQKRYNNYQNRYHHRHVDLMDVMAMFHARHFQKLDDVAHLLGYPGKRGDGAYRVPEYVRNQQWTELTSYCEGDVLNTWLVYIRWLLLKGQLLLPDYQHLLQSTIQYLHTQPQHADFLSVWRETSQRTEFTQFDFPISTP
- the cysM gene encoding cysteine synthase CysM — its product is MSNTIPDFQADEFLLDHYVGKTPLVRLQRLASHTQATVLAKLEGNNPAGSVKDRPAYNMIMQAEKRGQIKPGDTLIEATSGNTGIALAMVAAMRGYKMKLIMPNNMSQERKDAMLAYGAELIEVTKEQGMEGARDLAAQMQNDGVGLVLNQFGNPDNVEAHYLTTGPEIWQQTGGKITHFVSSMGTTGTIMGVSKYLKEMNPDIQIVGLQPSDGSSIAGIRRWPEEYLPTIFDRSRVDRIIDIPQIEAEKTMRKLAQKEGISAGTSSGGAVWASIKLAEEHPDAVIVCIICDRGDRYLSTGLFSVQDPE